DNA sequence from the Lysinibacillus sp. OF-1 genome:
TTGAATTGTGCTTAGTGTTTGATAAAATTTTTTGGAGATTGTGTTTCCCCCATGGTCCTAATGTTTTAGCACTAGAGCCTAACAAACCATCCTTAGCAGCACTTTTAAGTGTTTCAATCTGTTTAGCAGAGAGTCTGGAGGTTTTGCTTTCTTCAATAATTTTACTCACACTGTTAATTCTCTCTTGACCCTTTGTAGAGGTGTTATTAGCTTCATTGCCAGTCTGTTTTGTTAACCCATAGTACTTAGATGAAGACCGACGTGCCATTAAATATTGCATGTTTGAAAATTGAGAAGAGATCATAATTGAATTTACTCCTTTCTATTAAATAATTTATGAATCCATTTTGTTATCGAACAAAATCTGGAATAATTTAGTGTCTGTACATATTTTATAGACAAATATGTACATTTATTGAATTGATTTGAGCCTGGGCGTTTTTGTTTTAATGAAAAAGCAATATCGATTGTATAAATTCCATTTTTGGATGTATGTAAAACTCATGAAATCGAATAATAAAGTATGTCTTTGTGCATTTGTATATAAAACTTACTATATTTTCTTATTTAACGTAATTATTGATTCTGTTGCGAAAAAATCATTGTTAAAATAACAAACAACTAATTGCTAATAAAAGACCAGACAATAATTTTTTGTAATATGCTTATATATACTACCTTTTGTGCTCATGTTTACAAAATTTTAGCAGTAAGTATGCTGTGATATATTCAATGTAGGGAAATTCAGTAAAAAAGGAGAGTGGTCAAATGAATAAAATAGTTTTACCAATACTACTAGTTATTATTTTGACCGGATGCAATGTATTTCCAACCAGTGTTCATAAACAACCAGAAGGTAAAGTTATTTTTGATGATGAGCATTACACTATGATTTCAAGTAATTATGAATGGAAAAACGGGGATTATGAAGTAAGCCTAAAAGGTTCTTCTGATATTAGCGAAATAGCAGATAACTTTGAAACATTAGAAGTCGAAAAAGGGGATATATTAAAGTTTAAAATTGATAAGAATCCTATCTCCATTAACGCAACTAAAATGAATGAAGATGGCACAATTGAAAATGTTGAGATTAAAGATGAAAAAATAACTATGCCATCTAAA
Encoded proteins:
- a CDS encoding membrane lipoprotein lipid attachment site-containing protein encodes the protein MNKIVLPILLVIILTGCNVFPTSVHKQPEGKVIFDDEHYTMISSNYEWKNGDYEVSLKGSSDISEIADNFETLEVEKGDILKFKIDKNPISINATKMNEDGTIENVEIKDEKITMPSKEGYYIYELNTLWDKGKETFVFDVNVKIKNPPNHIPFLLPL